TGGCCGCCATCACCCGCCAGCTGACCGGCGCCTGAGGGAGGGATAGGGCGCCATGCACTGGTACATCGTTCAGTCGTACTCCAACTACGAGGAGAAGGTGAAGGCCGCCCTGCAGGAGCGCATCGAGCGCGAGAACATGCAGGACAAGTTCGGCCGCGTGATGGTGCCCACCGAGGAAGTCGTGGAAATGCGCGACGGCGTCAAGCGCCGGTCCTCGCGACGGTTCTTCCCCGGCTACGTGCTGGTGGAAATGGACCTCGACGAGAGCTCCTGGTACCTGGTCAACAGCGTCCCGCGGGTGCTCGGTTTCGTGGGCGGCACCAGCGAGCATCCCGAGCCGATTACCGACGAGGAGGCCGACCGCATCCTCCAGCAGGTCGAGGAAGGCTCGGAGAAGCCGCGGCCCAAGGTGCTCTACGAGCCCGGCGAAGTGGTGCGGGTCGTCGACGGGCCGTTCAACGACTTCAACGGCGTGGTCGAGCAGGTCAACTACGAGAAGAACCGGCTGCGGGTGGCGGTGCAGATTCTCGGCCGCTCCACGCCGGTCGATC
This genomic stretch from Gammaproteobacteria bacterium harbors:
- the nusG gene encoding transcription termination/antitermination protein NusG, producing the protein MHWYIVQSYSNYEEKVKAALQERIERENMQDKFGRVMVPTEEVVEMRDGVKRRSSRRFFPGYVLVEMDLDESSWYLVNSVPRVLGFVGGTSEHPEPITDEEADRILQQVEEGSEKPRPKVLYEPGEVVRVVDGPFNDFNGVVEQVNYEKNRLRVAVQILGRSTPVDLSFGQVRKA